A part of Desulfofundulus salinus genomic DNA contains:
- the cobO gene encoding cob(I)yrinic acid a,c-diamide adenosyltransferase — MSETKGLILVFTGNGKGKTTAALGMGLRAWGQGMKVLVLQFIKGGWKYGELNAPARLGPGFEIRQLGEGFTRVGNGKSLEEHRAAARAALNEAEKEVAAGNFDLIILDEILYALKFGLISLDEVLALLDKKPPRLHIVLTGRDAPPEIIDRADLVTEMKEIKHHYQKGIRAQRGIEF; from the coding sequence ATGAGTGAAACAAAGGGGCTGATCCTGGTTTTCACCGGCAACGGCAAGGGTAAAACCACCGCCGCCCTGGGCATGGGCCTGCGGGCCTGGGGCCAGGGGATGAAGGTGCTGGTGCTGCAGTTTATTAAGGGTGGGTGGAAATACGGTGAATTGAATGCTCCCGCCCGGCTGGGTCCCGGCTTTGAAATCCGCCAGCTGGGGGAAGGATTTACCCGGGTGGGCAACGGTAAAAGCCTGGAGGAACACCGGGCGGCAGCCCGGGCTGCCCTTAATGAGGCAGAAAAGGAAGTAGCGGCGGGGAACTTTGACCTGATTATCCTGGATGAAATCCTGTACGCCCTGAAGTTCGGGCTCATTAGCCTCGATGAAGTACTCGCCCTGCTGGACAAAAAGCCACCCCGGCTGCACATAGTGCTTACTGGCCGGGACGCTCCCCCGGAAATTATTGACCGGGCGGACCTGGTCACGGAAATGAAGGAAATCAAGCACCATTATCAAAAGGGGATTAGAGCCCAGCGGGGGATCGAGTTTTAG
- a CDS encoding AbrB/MazE/SpoVT family DNA-binding domain-containing protein, which translates to MKSTGVVRKVDELGRVVIPIELRRTLGIDEKDALEIYVDNEKIILKKYEPGCVFCGNAAEVQLYRGKLVCRNCAVEMFENAKAM; encoded by the coding sequence TTGAAGTCGACGGGTGTTGTTAGAAAGGTGGACGAGCTGGGCAGGGTGGTTATTCCCATCGAACTGCGGCGGACTCTGGGGATTGATGAGAAGGACGCCCTGGAGATCTACGTAGACAACGAAAAGATCATCCTCAAGAAATACGAGCCCGGCTGCGTCTTCTGCGGCAACGCGGCAGAAGTACAGCTTTACCGCGGCAAGCTGGTGTGCCGGAACTGTGCCGTGGAAATGTTTGAAAACGCCAAGGCCATGTAG
- a CDS encoding TatD family hydrolase, protein MIHLIDSHAHLDDRKFEADREEMLDRAQKAGVVQIINAGYDLPSSARSISLAAKYPFVFAAVGIHPHDAGGVPEDYLVRLREMSRRRGVVAIGEIGLDYYRDLSPRDVQQRVFREQLALARELGLPVIIHDRDAHGDILDILRRDGVGPAGGVMHCFAGSWEMARECMAMGFYISFAGPVTYPNARRPKEVAARVPLERLLVETDAPYLTPQARRGNRNEPAYVRYVAEEIAALKGVTLEELARATTANARCLFGLPGAGA, encoded by the coding sequence ATGATTCACCTGATTGACAGCCACGCCCACCTGGACGACCGCAAATTTGAGGCCGACCGGGAAGAAATGCTGGACCGGGCCCAAAAGGCCGGCGTGGTGCAGATAATCAATGCCGGTTACGACCTGCCTTCCTCCGCCCGGTCCATATCTCTGGCCGCAAAATATCCCTTTGTATTTGCCGCCGTGGGCATCCATCCTCACGATGCCGGGGGGGTTCCGGAGGATTACCTGGTCCGGCTGCGGGAAATGAGCCGCCGGCGGGGTGTGGTGGCCATCGGGGAAATCGGCCTGGACTATTACCGGGACTTGAGCCCGCGGGACGTGCAGCAAAGGGTTTTCCGGGAGCAGCTGGCCCTGGCCCGGGAACTGGGCCTGCCGGTGATCATCCACGACCGGGACGCCCACGGGGACATTTTGGACATCCTGCGCAGGGACGGTGTGGGGCCGGCCGGGGGAGTAATGCATTGTTTTGCCGGCAGCTGGGAAATGGCCAGGGAATGTATGGCCATGGGCTTTTACATCTCCTTTGCCGGGCCGGTGACCTATCCCAATGCCCGCCGGCCCAAAGAGGTGGCCGCACGGGTACCCCTGGAGCGCCTGCTGGTGGAAACCGACGCTCCTTACCTCACCCCCCAGGCCCGGCGGGGAAATCGCAACGAGCCGGCCTATGTGCGCTATGTGGCGGAGGAAATAGCCGCCTTAAAGGGCGTGACCCTGGAGGAGCTGGCCCGGGCGACCACGGCGAATGCCCGGTGCCTGTTCGGGCTGCCCGGAGCCGGCGCTTAA
- a CDS encoding CobW family GTP-binding protein has translation MIVNIVTGYLGSGKTTLIQHLVRQLALRERVAVLVGEFGEVGIDGALLAQDAPDVLELGCECIYCTLSADLARQIPYVAGFLSPDRLIIEYPGVAAVQGLLAAAKVMGLHLMDHCFSIIHVIDACSFDELYARSPLFAESQICRASVLVLNKCDLVPEEKVQSLTKKIKELNPRARFVSTHQGQVSPADLQVASQTGFSSPRERKVCQRPQSAVDIPSYYSFSRKFQGTFSRIQLARLFENLSRSSIGEVVRAKGIFCCEEGWVRLDFLPSGVSLEPVTGRFHESKVLVIGSTLAAGKLTAALLDCLHKEPQGFYEDGGDRRRRVSRPAGLNRRRSPACTASGDYAGSPFRLGHDKKELSS, from the coding sequence ATGATCGTGAATATAGTTACAGGCTACCTTGGCAGTGGGAAAACCACCCTCATCCAGCATCTGGTGAGACAACTGGCCCTCCGGGAACGGGTGGCTGTTTTAGTAGGGGAGTTTGGAGAGGTAGGTATTGACGGTGCCCTTTTGGCCCAGGATGCACCTGATGTGCTGGAATTGGGCTGTGAATGCATTTACTGCACCTTAAGCGCCGATCTGGCCAGACAAATTCCCTATGTGGCAGGTTTCCTCTCGCCGGACAGGTTGATCATAGAATACCCCGGTGTTGCCGCCGTTCAGGGGTTGCTGGCGGCGGCAAAGGTAATGGGCCTGCATTTAATGGACCACTGCTTCAGCATCATTCACGTTATTGACGCCTGTTCCTTTGACGAACTCTACGCCCGGTCCCCGCTTTTTGCCGAATCCCAAATTTGCCGGGCCAGTGTGCTGGTGTTGAACAAGTGTGACCTGGTCCCGGAGGAAAAAGTGCAATCGTTGACGAAAAAAATCAAGGAGCTTAATCCCCGGGCCCGGTTTGTTTCAACGCACCAAGGGCAGGTAAGCCCGGCGGATTTACAAGTGGCCTCTCAAACCGGCTTTTCCTCCCCCAGGGAGAGGAAGGTTTGCCAGAGGCCCCAGAGTGCCGTGGATATTCCCAGCTACTATAGTTTCTCGCGCAAATTTCAGGGCACTTTTTCCAGGATACAGCTCGCCAGGTTGTTTGAAAACCTATCCCGGTCAAGTATTGGCGAGGTGGTACGGGCCAAGGGCATCTTTTGCTGCGAAGAAGGATGGGTGCGCCTGGATTTTCTCCCTTCAGGCGTTTCCCTTGAGCCTGTAACGGGCCGCTTTCATGAGAGCAAGGTGCTGGTAATTGGTTCTACCCTGGCCGCCGGTAAGCTTACCGCCGCCCTTCTGGATTGCCTGCACAAGGAGCCGCAAGGTTTCTATGAAGATGGTGGTGACCGGCGGCGCAGGGTTTCCCGTCCGGCCGGCTTAAACCGCCGGCGTTCCCCGGCTTGCACTGCATCGGGCGATTATGCCGGCTCCCCCTTCCGGTTGGGCCATGATAAAAAGGAATTGAGCTCGTAA
- the metG gene encoding methionine--tRNA ligase, with protein MRKTFYITTPIYYPSDNLHIGHAYTTVAADAMARFKRLTGYDVWFLTGSDEHGQKIERTARAKGMTPQEYVDRIVAGFKHLWKKLDISYDDFIRTTEERHKRVVQAIFQKLYDQGDIYKASYEGWYCTPCETFWTESRLEEGNCPDCGRPVELVREESYFFRLSRYADRLLQYIEENPHFIQPVSRRNEMISFIKSGLEDLCVSRTTFDWGIPVPFDPRHVIYVWVDALTNYISALGYGSEDDSLFRKFWPADVHLVGKDIVRFHSIIWPIILMAAGIELPRQVVGHGWLLLESGKMSKSKGNVVDPLVLIDRYGVDAIRYYLLREMPFGADAYYSEESLVQRINIDLANDLGNLVSRTLGMIEKYSGGVLPQPGPAEGVDRELIELAEQTPAAVEELIDRRELSSALGAIWKLVNRANKYVDETEPWVLNRDPARRERLNTVLYNLAESVRFIGVLITAFMPNTPGRIWSQLGIADQPGLHTWESLSWGRLPAGIKVRRGEALFPRIDLKTLEKDRGLA; from the coding sequence TTGCGCAAAACGTTTTACATCACTACGCCAATTTATTATCCCAGCGACAACCTGCATATCGGCCATGCCTACACCACCGTGGCCGCCGATGCCATGGCCCGGTTCAAACGCCTCACCGGTTACGACGTCTGGTTTTTAACCGGCTCCGACGAGCACGGCCAGAAAATTGAGCGCACCGCCCGGGCAAAAGGTATGACTCCCCAGGAATATGTGGACAGGATTGTGGCCGGGTTCAAGCACCTGTGGAAAAAATTGGACATCAGCTATGACGACTTCATCCGCACCACCGAGGAAAGGCACAAGCGGGTGGTCCAGGCCATTTTCCAGAAGCTTTACGACCAGGGGGACATTTACAAGGCCAGCTACGAGGGCTGGTACTGCACTCCCTGCGAAACCTTCTGGACGGAAAGCCGGCTGGAGGAGGGCAACTGCCCGGACTGCGGCCGGCCGGTGGAGCTGGTGCGGGAGGAGAGTTACTTCTTCCGCCTGTCCAGGTATGCCGACCGGCTGCTGCAGTACATCGAGGAAAATCCCCATTTCATCCAGCCCGTCTCCCGGCGCAACGAAATGATCAGCTTTATCAAAAGCGGTCTGGAAGATTTGTGCGTTTCCCGCACCACCTTCGACTGGGGCATCCCGGTGCCCTTCGATCCCAGGCACGTGATCTACGTCTGGGTGGACGCCCTGACCAACTACATCTCGGCCCTGGGCTACGGCAGCGAGGACGACAGCCTTTTCCGCAAGTTCTGGCCGGCCGACGTCCACCTGGTGGGAAAGGACATCGTACGCTTCCACAGCATCATCTGGCCCATTATCCTTATGGCCGCCGGCATTGAGCTGCCCCGGCAGGTAGTGGGACACGGGTGGCTCCTGCTGGAGAGCGGGAAGATGAGCAAATCCAAGGGCAACGTGGTGGATCCCCTGGTCCTGATTGACAGGTACGGGGTGGATGCCATCCGCTACTACCTGCTCCGGGAGATGCCCTTTGGTGCCGACGCCTATTACTCCGAGGAATCCCTGGTGCAGCGCATTAACATCGACCTGGCCAACGACCTGGGCAACCTGGTCAGCCGCACCCTGGGTATGATTGAAAAGTATTCCGGCGGCGTGCTGCCACAGCCCGGGCCGGCGGAAGGCGTGGACCGGGAACTAATTGAACTGGCCGAACAAACCCCTGCAGCGGTGGAGGAGCTGATAGACCGCCGGGAGCTGTCCAGCGCCCTGGGCGCCATCTGGAAACTGGTCAACCGGGCCAATAAGTACGTCGACGAAACGGAGCCCTGGGTTTTGAACCGGGATCCCGCCCGCCGGGAACGCCTGAACACCGTGCTCTACAACCTGGCGGAAAGCGTGCGCTTTATCGGCGTGTTGATCACCGCCTTTATGCCCAACACTCCCGGCCGGATCTGGTCCCAGCTGGGCATTGCCGACCAACCCGGGCTCCATACCTGGGAGTCCTTGAGCTGGGGGCGCCTGCCGGCGGGAATAAAGGTGCGGCGGGGCGAAGCCCTCTTCCCGCGCATTGATCTGAAGACCCTGGAAAAGGACAGGGGGTTAGCATGA